In Sesamum indicum cultivar Zhongzhi No. 13 linkage group LG1, S_indicum_v1.0, whole genome shotgun sequence, the sequence TTTTGTGAATTATAATCATGTGACCTTTGTTCTGCAGAATGAAACCATCAATGGACATcataaaaatgtcaaatttCTGTGTGCTGATGTGACGTCCCGAGACTTGAATTTTTCTGAAGGATCCTTAGACTTGATATTTTCGAACTGGCTATTGATGTATCTCTCTGATGAAGAGGTAGAATTCATCATCTCCATTTGTTAGTGACCAGCtgctttttgattttttctattaGATTTTCATGTGAATTTGTGTTCTGTTCTAATTTTTCTTGAGaagcaatttttttacataggataaccaatatatatttttccaattgTTCTCCAGGTTGAGAATCTCGTGGAGAGAATGGTCAGATGGTTAAAAGTTGGTGGTTACATATTTTTCAGAGAATCATGCTTCCATCAGTCTGGCGACCACAAGAGAAAGAGTAACCCTACACATTACCGTGAACCGAGATTTTATACCAAGGTTCTAGCCTTATAATATATTCCCCTTGTTTCATGGCGTGCAGCAATTATGTCTTGATAAACTTCTATAACGATTAATGggatcaaattttttgttctcatGCATGGTTCTGTTGgcaaaaacatatatgaaattttctaGTTAACCAAGAATGGGCAGAAAAGCAGCAATTTGACCTTTTTGCATCTCGATACCCAAAAGATCAACTATAAGtagcattttttgtttataaatgtTATGTCTACTTTCGCCAAATAGTTCACCAGCACTTGCAGCCATCTATTcataatttctatatatatgcactGTAATAGTGGTTGTgaattctaattataataGGGATTTAATATCTGCTCAATTCTGATGATTCATTTGATTTCTGAGTCAGCATGTTGAGTATGATTCCTAAATTCCAACTTGCAGGTGTTTAAAGAATGTCATTTGTATGACAATTCTGGAAACTCATTTGAACTTGCCCTTATTAGTTGCAAGTGCATTGGAGCTTAtgtaagaaacaaaaagaatcagAATCAGGTATTTTTACTCATGACTTTTTGTCACAGGGATGATTCTTTTAATACATTTGCACTGCTATTGGATGCTAGAATTTCTGCCATGTGTTGATTGCACTCCGTACAAACAACCTTAATTAGAATTGCTCCAAATATAGAAATCCActtaattgaagaaataaatgaaaataaaaatatatcctGTTTAGTATTTGTCCTATTTGTGTTGGTCAGATTTGCTGGCTTTGGCAAAAAGTCAGGTCAGATGATGACAGGGGGTTTCAGAAGTTTTTGGACACAGTCCAATACAAAAGCAATGGCATATTGCGGTATGAGCGCGTCTTTGGAGAGGGATATGTGAGCACCGGAGGGATCGGTATGTTTTCGTGgctgcaatttaccttccatCCTTTTAGCATTTATTGAACAATAATTGTTTGGATGATAGAATCTAAGAATATTGACCAATATAACATTAATGCAACATCCTAAGATGCCATTATTCTGTGTAACATTGACAAAACGTGATTGATGACATCAACTGATTTATGCACTAGTGCTTTACCATGTAACATTGCATGATCATGTTCTTTTTGAACATCTAAGGTCTGAGGAGCAAATCTTGGATCTTTCGATTATATCCTGATGAAAATTTCCTGCCAAATTGTCCTAGACCGAGTTGTTATTATCCTTCCTTCACAAATCATAATTTCTTCTAATGTTTTCTAACACTCATCTTTTGATATGTCCAGATACAACTAAGGAATTTGTAGCTAAACTGGACCTTCAGCCTGGCCAGAAAGTCCTAGATGTCGGGTGTGGCATTGGAGGAGGTGATTTCTACATGGCCGACAAGTATGATGTTCATGTTGTTGGAATTGATCTCTCCATCAATATGATTTCTTTTGCACTTGAGCGTGCAATTGGTCTCAAGTGTGCTGTTGAGTTTGAGGTTGCCGATTGTACCAAGAAAGAATACCCTGATGGCACATTTGATGTCATCTACAGTCGTGATACTATTCTCCACATTCAAGTGAGTTTCTACTTAAAAATTTGCACAACCTAGTTTGTCCTGTACAATTAAAAGATTCCAGGGCTGAATGTTGGACCCCTCTTTTCATCTGTTCCCtgtcatatatttataagctttttGGCATTTCCTTTTCTAGGTTTGATTTATGGAGACATTAAGACTTAATGAGGGAATCTAATCTGTCTATATTTTGAGTTGGTTCTTCCACTTCTCATCGAACTTTAACTTTCTCTTGGTAGCTAGTCATAAACTATAAacttttaatgtatttattaaatgtctTGTTATGAATTTCTGCTCATCCATAATTACTGGAACTGAAGCAGTGTCAAAGTTATCCATCAACATAGAATGATACATCTTCCTAACATAGCCGTCTACAACTGTCGTCTTCTTTTAGGAAATTTGGCTTTGTAAcatctttaatatttgaataattacaattgTCTTGAACCGCTATATTGAGAAAGGTATCGTCATAAACATTGTTATCTTACTTACCTTGTTCTTCTAAATCTTCTAATATGCAcaatttggttttattttcagGACAAACCCGCACTGTTTAGATCATTCTACAGGTGGTTGAAGCCGGGAGGCAAAGTCCTCATAAGTGACTACTGCAGAAGTTCTGGAACCCCATCTGCTGAATTTGCAGGGTATATTAAGCAAAGGGGCTATGATCTACACGATGTAGACACTTATGGCCAGGTATATCTTTAACATGCAGCTCTTTATTGTCAACCATATTTCAAAGTAAAGGCTGGTATCAGATATATCGGCCAAAACCAATCTGAATATCCAATAATAGCTATTATTATCAAGTATGTATATatccataaaatttgataatattgaattatttgtcAATATCATGCACCaagataatttttaagaacTTCTGAACATCTTGTAACGTATTTGTTTTGTATTGCGTGATAATATCCTGGCACGTTGACGTTCTCAGCATGTACAAGAATTATGATATTGTGTTAACAACCATATTCCGGTCCGTCCTTATTTATTTCTGTCTTCATGTGTTTATAGATGCTTCGCGATGCTGGCTTTGCTGAGGTCATTGCTGAGGATCGAACTGAACAGGTGCTCGTCAGCCTACTTCTTTCTTATAGAgttacaaatttattacacTGAGAACACAACTAAAATTGTTGCTCTTTTTGTACGTTTTCCAGTTCATAAAAGTTCTGGAGAAGGAATTGGATGCAGTAGAGAAAGATAAGGAAACATTCATAAGGGACTTCTCTGAGGTATGGCGATTTTCTTCGTTTATCATTTCTCATCTTCTTCTTTAATCTTACTAATTTTTTAGCGTCTCTTTTGTTTGATCTCTTGTGCAGGAAGACTATAACGACATAGTTGGAGGCTGGAAAGCTAAGCTTGTGAGGAGTTCATCTGGCGAGCAGAGGTGGGGTTTGTTTATTGCCCAGAAAAAGTGAAATCTTCCAAAATTGCGATGTCTTCTACCTGTAGCTcttttatgtatgttttttaagttaataataGGCTTGGGTACAATAAAATCGACTGTTAACAGTTGGGCAACGATGGGGTTTCTATGGTAATCTGTTGGATCCATGAGGATGAGTTGTCGGATGTGTTTGTATCTTGATATGAGCAGCtgtttatctatatatatatttaacttgtCTTCTTACATGGTGCATCCTGATTGTCATCTTGTTTCCAAGTTTTTACATAATTGTTATAacttaccataatttttaaaccctatttattaataatgtagGGAATACAACTTTATGTACTTTTTTcctcttaatttcttttatctcaatttaatTCCTTAATCAATGTCCTTTTTTGCTTCTGGGTAATACTCAATCTTGCTTAGCAAAATAATCGCATTTGAGGAAAtcactataataaaatattaaacgatagtttttttttttcttttaagaagaCAACTATTTTGATgttgttattatataattattattattgtataaaattacaacttcaGATAATTAGTGGCGCATCTAAGACATTACAATATAgttataacaattaatttatcattgttagattgttattatatatgtctcactaattattttttcgatGAAACAGCACAGGCAACTAACcagccaaaaaaatatatggaaatatatatcttatttagatagataaaaaaaatatttgtaaagaaatgattttgcacacagaataaaaaagttaaaatgttTGAGATGGGAATGGATAGAAGAGAAGTaattgaaagataaaaatagaGTTTACCTAATCCGTATACAGCAAACCTAACATTTGTGGGCAGACCTGTTTGCCCTACAACATGCTACTTAACCAATTCTGCAACTACGTACAGCCACCTTCAACTTGAATGCGACGGACCTACactaaattcaagaaattacaACAACCCCCGCCCCCCCctcccatctctctctctctctatatatatacacacacacacattcaaacttcttttcttttttacatataaatcaTTTCATCATAATGAGTATATGTACaaatacaacatatatatattaattatattaaattacaacaaactcCCTTAAAATTTGACATCATTATACATACAAGTATCCCCTTAATTTTAACTACGCCCGTTAGGTTTCTATCCATTTTATGGTAAACTGACTAAAATGACCTTATGgatatgaattataattttacatattttttaaaattttataattttttggactaagtggattttcttatagttttttcaaaattttctattcaCCTCgtccaatattttatattttttaacttttaaaaaattcattaaaaacaaaattgacaattcNNNNNNNNNNNNNNNNNNNNNNNNNNNNNNNNNNNNNNNNNNNNNNNNNNNNNNNNNNNNNNNNNNNNNNNNNNNNNNNNNNNNNNNNNNNNNNNNNNNNNNNNNNNNNNNNNNNNNNNNNNNNNNNNNNNNNNNNNNNNNNNNNNNNNNNNacgtgtgtgtggggggggggggggggggggggtgggaaATCATATGAAGAGAGATTGAATGTAAGGGATGACATGAGAATGGATGCAGAGAAGATTCCAAAAGGGAGGACACAGTAATTGTGATAGCACGTAAAGGTGTTATATTATTgcatcatatatacatatatatatatatatatgtgaaggTAAAggacaataataataataataataataataataatatgggCATGAAACAAACAAACTACTACAACCATAATGTATATGTTGACTGGACAGTGGGACGACTGTTAtgtaataatacataaataggAACATATCCACCCAAAATAACCCTTTGCCCTTGGGAATTGTACTCAccttcaatatattaattatattactcaACATTCGCTTCACTTCCAACACCCAAActctaaatttaatattggaatagcttttttaagtttgaataTCAAGCTTTATtcgattcaattaaaattcattcaatttgatagtaacaaaatcaaatccaaagataaatataaaaattcaataatgattcaaataaatgtaaataatatgcACTACAAAATAGGTTCCAACAGAAATGGCTTAGTTGCTACGAACCccataattataagaaatgaTTTTGGACGGAAATGTAGATTCATTCGAAATATTTCCAACAAACTAAAAAAGTCATTAGAAATTACATTGTCCAAAAGAATGACGacttttgatgaaatttgtaacggattttttatttaactttcgatggtattttgaaaaacttttTGTATGGAGTTATTGCCGCGGTGATCCTCCGACGGGACGTGGCAAATTTGTGATGAATTGTTTTGATGGTTGCCATTCAAAAGTTTGTAcgaaatttttttctgatgttttcttttttaaaaaagaaaatttcatgtATTGAGTTATTGCAACAGTGCTCCTTCGATTGAATTGTGGCAAACTTTGTGGCATATTTTccaatgaattattttttatggttgcCGTTGAAAAAGTCTGTTTGAACTTTTGTTCCGACAGTATTTTTGGAACAAAGTTTTCCAACGGTATGCACCATCGGAAATAATttagatcatttatttttaaaaaatatttttatttattgtattaatattcgtaataaataattatttgcagttaaatttaaaagactaaaagaaattagaagaggatcaattattataaataaattgaaaaatctaatcattacaatatcaaattaaaatataaaaaagaaaaaagaaaaataaaaatcctaaTCTAATGTTAGCATCCTTCCCAGCGCCTGTGCTGATCAATCGAGCAAGTGTTGACTGCTGGGGCTGGAGGTCAGGTTGCTGGTCGACTACTAGGGGGTGGGGAGCCCATGTGCAACAACACATGATGAGGGTGTTCTTAATGTGCGCAATGTTTTTGAGACTGGTGTCTTGAGACGGGCCGGCGGTTGTCGAGAGCGCGCTGGAGGTCTTAGCGCGGGCGACCTGCAATGTATGTGCCACGGAGGCCACGCCAAACACCCCTAACCCCTCTTTCGCCCGCTAGAGCCTCTACCCACAACTCTCTTATTGTTGCTATGGGCCACTCCCGATTGATGAGGCAGTATCTGGAGGCTGCTGCCAGAAACGTTCCTCCATCAATTTTTGGAATATcttttgaaacaaaaagaacaaacaaacaaacaatttaattaaatttgtttacaTCCCTGGATCTTATTTAGCTTGTACCAGGAATACatgttttccatttttttatctcattactaaaattaatccaaaaaattagtCTCGcacttgaaaaaaaatgactattgactataattttaatagctatgaagtaaaaaaaaattacgttaaataatttttattgaccacagttaaataaaaccaatgcaaaacatagattttttccaccaagaaaaagttatttgtcattatttgtcatggctaagAGCCATGACAAGTGTTTTAACCACCCGCGCAGATACCACGGCCAACAATCATTACATGGTCAtggtcaatgactatttattgcggctattttatttttaatcatgactAATTACCatagttaaatattacattttttatagtggCAGTCGAAAGAAATGAGATAATATAGTTCATATGCAGACATGCatgataattttaagaaattaaatcaaatgtGTTCTAcgattgatttaaatataatatcctAAAGCTCCAAaggtaaaagaaaacaaataacatCTGGTGGACTATGAAAAAGTGTTGTTggtcaacaaataaaaaaatttaattaattaaaacatctAATTTCCTAAAACCCAAAAGCTAAATCAAAATAACCTTAAatatcactacaagaaaatagttcAATAATTACGAAAAATTTTGATGGTAAAATCAACgtcaaactaattaataaataaaacttttgttgctaatctatattatttaatatgtattttaaataatttattgctaaatttgataacaaaaatattttctttgctAAATCCATTAGTAAgtaaattcattatattaaataatataaattaataataaaaatttactaattaattcgacgttatttttttttattggtattGATCACTTTTGTTATAGTATATTAACCACTAGTATAGGCTAAATTGAACTGGCACATCACAATGCCTTAATTATCTGTCATCTCTTCTTGATGAGGAAAACTAATAATAGATGGGGTTGAGTTATGGGTATCTAATTGTCAGTTTTTTATAGTTGTAGTTCTTAAAAAATCACCTCCTAATTTATTCTTCATTTATGTCGCCAGAGGTTAGGTGATTAGATGCTGCAACAAcgaaaattcaatttagaaaaccctaatttcaTCTACTATAATCATTTCCGACGAATTATAAAACTCCAGTGATTGAAGTTCTGTgattactaaaatttatttaattatgagttataatttattattcttgtGGTAAGAATCCTTAAAATAACAGATCCAAACATATACGACAGCAAATACAATTTGGCCtcattttaatagataataaGTTCCATGAGTCTTTACTTCTTAAAATGCATAAAGGTTATCAAATTTGTTAGTCTCTTAAGCTTAAGTACTTTTCTAAGAATAAAGGAATATAACTTACGAAAATTAGCAGGAAGAGAAAgtcaaacaaaaattgaacacCAATGTAAtgtttaatcaaaatattagagCAAAGTAGCACTCATTTAGACAAAAATCTTATCTCCATTGTGGAAGTTGAATACTATAAAAGTTTCCTATAAATGAGAGCATATAGCGTGAGGAAGGTGGTATTTTAGTGTGAGTAGGGAGAGGAAATGGTGTTGGTAGAGAGAGACAAAGAAAAGGgtagaaaagag encodes:
- the LOC105166538 gene encoding phosphoethanolamine N-methyltransferase-like isoform X3, which translates into the protein MILKFWLGDFLMPTSNCKRKENILLVLSLLPPYEGKSILELGAGIGRFTGELAKKSGQLIALDFIETVIKKNETINGHHKNVKFLCADVTSRDLNFSEGSLDLIFSNWLLMYLSDEEVENLVERMVRWLKVGGYIFFRESCFHQSGDHKRKSNPTHYREPRFYTKVFKECHLYDNSGNSFELALISCKCIGAYVRNKKNQNQICWLWQKVRSDDDRGFQKFLDTVQYKSNGILRYERVFGEGYVSTGGIDTTKEFVAKLDLQPGQKVLDVGCGIGGGDFYMADKYDVHVVGIDLSINMISFALERAIGLKCAVEFEVADCTKKEYPDGTFDVIYSRDTILHIQDKPALFRSFYRWLKPGGKVLISDYCRSSGTPSAEFAGYIKQRGYDLHDVDTYGQMLRDAGFAEVIAEDRTEQFIKVLEKELDAVEKDKETFIRDFSEEDYNDIVGGWKAKLVRSSSGEQRWGLFIAQKK
- the LOC105166538 gene encoding phosphoethanolamine N-methyltransferase-like isoform X1 gives rise to the protein MASGFDFVEQEREVQKSYWIEHSVDLTLEAMMLDSKASDLDKEERPEVLSLLPPYEGKSILELGAGIGRFTGELAKKSGQLIALDFIETVIKKNETINGHHKNVKFLCADVTSRDLNFSEGSLDLIFSNWLLMYLSDEEVENLVERMVRWLKVGGYIFFRESCFHQSGDHKRKSNPTHYREPRFYTKVFKECHLYDNSGNSFELALISCKCIGAYVRNKKNQNQICWLWQKVRSDDDRGFQKFLDTVQYKSNGILRYERVFGEGYVSTGGIDTTKEFVAKLDLQPGQKVLDVGCGIGGGDFYMADKYDVHVVGIDLSINMISFALERAIGLKCAVEFEVADCTKKEYPDGTFDVIYSRDTILHIQDKPALFRSFYRWLKPGGKVLISDYCRSSGTPSAEFAGYIKQRGYDLHDVDTYGQMLRDAGFAEVIAEDRTEQFIKVLEKELDAVEKDKETFIRDFSEEDYNDIVGGWKAKLVRSSSGEQRWGLFIAQKK
- the LOC105166538 gene encoding phosphoethanolamine N-methyltransferase-like isoform X2; the encoded protein is MAAIQEQEREVQKSYWIEHSVDLTLEAMMLDSKASDLDKEERPEVLSLLPPYEGKSILELGAGIGRFTGELAKKSGQLIALDFIETVIKKNETINGHHKNVKFLCADVTSRDLNFSEGSLDLIFSNWLLMYLSDEEVENLVERMVRWLKVGGYIFFRESCFHQSGDHKRKSNPTHYREPRFYTKVFKECHLYDNSGNSFELALISCKCIGAYVRNKKNQNQICWLWQKVRSDDDRGFQKFLDTVQYKSNGILRYERVFGEGYVSTGGIDTTKEFVAKLDLQPGQKVLDVGCGIGGGDFYMADKYDVHVVGIDLSINMISFALERAIGLKCAVEFEVADCTKKEYPDGTFDVIYSRDTILHIQDKPALFRSFYRWLKPGGKVLISDYCRSSGTPSAEFAGYIKQRGYDLHDVDTYGQMLRDAGFAEVIAEDRTEQFIKVLEKELDAVEKDKETFIRDFSEEDYNDIVGGWKAKLVRSSSGEQRWGLFIAQKK